In one window of Pseudobythopirellula maris DNA:
- a CDS encoding ribbon-helix-helix domain-containing protein, producing the protein MIELTPAQQAFVESQVARGFYHDPSEVVQAGIELLSQQAEQREYDETVASVKRGIEDHEAGRSLPVAEAFALIRHELGMPEEPTDRSTKP; encoded by the coding sequence ATGATCGAGCTCACCCCCGCCCAGCAGGCGTTCGTCGAATCGCAAGTCGCCCGTGGCTTCTACCACGACCCTTCGGAGGTCGTGCAGGCCGGGATCGAGCTGCTGAGCCAACAGGCGGAGCAGCGCGAGTACGACGAGACCGTGGCGAGCGTCAAACGCGGCATCGAAGATCATGAGGCGGGCCGATCTCTCCCAGTGGCAGAGGCGTTCGCGCTGATCCGTCACGAACTCGGCATGCCTGAGGAGCCCACGGACCGATCGACTAAACCGTGA
- a CDS encoding type II toxin-antitoxin system RelE/ParE family toxin, translating to MRFRVDIKQEAWTNAKEQARWWAEHRSAEQAARWLEGLQWTIDSLRTDALLHPIAREAESFPYGLRQLNYGLGSKATHRILYQVRDEKVLVLSVRHLSQRDLAPEDL from the coding sequence GTGAGGTTTCGGGTCGATATCAAGCAGGAAGCATGGACCAACGCCAAGGAACAGGCGCGGTGGTGGGCCGAGCACCGGTCTGCCGAACAAGCCGCTCGTTGGCTTGAGGGACTCCAATGGACTATCGATTCACTACGGACTGACGCATTGCTTCACCCGATCGCGCGTGAAGCGGAATCTTTCCCCTACGGATTGCGCCAACTGAACTACGGGCTGGGAAGCAAAGCGACCCACCGGATTCTCTATCAAGTGCGTGACGAGAAGGTGCTGGTGCTGTCAGTTCGCCACTTGTCGCAACGCGATTTGGCGCCCGAAGACTTGTAG
- a CDS encoding Fur family transcriptional regulator, producing the protein MLQDDSNTFALGEVRVSSSPQERFDEYLQSKGKRTTQQRRVLVDTVFERHDHFDADELIGLLGKSTEGAKVSRATVYRALDELVEAGLLRKMTLGGRAVYEHDYGYPQHDHLHCTECDALIEFRSDELIALREAVGREHQFRVTGHRLIVSGVCQDCAGKRHRRQSPLDLI; encoded by the coding sequence ATGCTGCAAGACGACTCCAACACGTTCGCCCTGGGCGAGGTGCGGGTGTCGTCGTCGCCGCAGGAGCGGTTTGACGAGTACCTGCAGAGCAAGGGCAAACGCACCACGCAGCAGCGCCGTGTGTTGGTCGACACGGTGTTCGAGCGTCACGACCACTTCGACGCCGATGAGCTCATCGGCCTGCTCGGCAAGTCGACCGAGGGCGCCAAGGTAAGCCGGGCCACGGTCTATCGGGCGCTCGACGAGCTGGTCGAGGCGGGGCTGCTGAGAAAGATGACGCTCGGCGGCCGGGCCGTTTACGAGCACGACTACGGCTACCCTCAGCACGACCACCTGCACTGCACCGAGTGCGACGCCCTGATCGAGTTCCGCAGCGACGAGCTCATCGCCCTGCGCGAGGCGGTAGGCCGCGAGCACCAGTTCCGGGTGACCGGCCACCGGCTGATCGTCAGCGGCGTGTGCCAGGACTGCGCGGGCAAGCGCCACCGGCGGCAGTCGCCGCTGGATCTGATCTGA
- a CDS encoding flagellar biosynthesis anti-sigma factor FlgM: MQVNGPARAHGAHGVNAPHFSNKPSQAAPAKQADRVEISPEAQAAAAANEAPGADGIRTDLVARLRGEIASGTYETADKLDGALDRLIDQIG, translated from the coding sequence ATGCAAGTCAACGGACCGGCCCGCGCCCATGGCGCGCACGGGGTGAACGCCCCCCACTTCTCGAACAAGCCCAGCCAAGCCGCGCCCGCTAAGCAGGCCGACCGGGTTGAAATCTCGCCCGAGGCCCAGGCCGCCGCCGCGGCCAACGAGGCGCCCGGCGCCGACGGCATCCGGACCGACCTGGTGGCCCGCCTGCGTGGCGAGATCGCCTCGGGCACGTACGAAACCGCCGACAAGCTCGACGGCGCCCTCGACCGGCTGATCGACCAGATCGGCTGA
- the ispH gene encoding 4-hydroxy-3-methylbut-2-enyl diphosphate reductase, whose amino-acid sequence MKVLLASPRGFCAGVNMAIQSLELALAEFGAPLYVYHEIVHNRYVVDSFQRRGVTFLDDLGEAPEGSTLLFSAHGVSPEVRQAAKDRQLRAIDATCPLVTKVHLEAVKYAKEGRTIVLIGHEGHDEVIGTMGEAPEAIVLVETTDDVDLLTPADPAHMAYLTQTTLSVDDTTRIITRLRERFPEIVGPVKADICYATQNRQSAVAELAQEADLTLVLGSQNSSNSQRLAELSKEHGVRAHLIDGKDDIDPAWLEGVETVLVTAGASAPEVVVEACLDFLCERYDAVVEPRLVVEENVSFPLPRELRALA is encoded by the coding sequence ATGAAGGTCCTACTGGCCAGCCCGCGCGGCTTCTGCGCGGGCGTGAACATGGCGATCCAGTCGCTCGAGCTCGCCCTGGCCGAGTTCGGCGCGCCGCTCTACGTCTATCATGAGATCGTCCACAACCGCTACGTGGTCGACAGCTTCCAGCGCCGCGGCGTCACGTTCCTCGACGACCTGGGCGAAGCGCCCGAGGGCTCGACGCTGCTGTTCTCCGCCCACGGCGTGTCGCCCGAGGTGCGTCAGGCCGCCAAGGACCGCCAGCTCCGCGCGATCGACGCCACCTGCCCGCTGGTCACTAAGGTCCACCTCGAAGCGGTCAAGTACGCCAAGGAGGGCCGCACGATCGTGCTCATCGGCCACGAGGGGCACGACGAGGTGATCGGCACGATGGGCGAGGCGCCCGAGGCGATCGTTCTGGTGGAGACTACCGACGACGTCGACCTTCTCACCCCGGCCGACCCGGCCCACATGGCGTACCTCACGCAGACGACCTTGAGCGTGGACGACACCACGCGGATCATCACTCGACTCCGAGAGCGGTTCCCCGAGATCGTCGGCCCGGTGAAGGCCGACATCTGCTACGCCACCCAAAACCGCCAGAGCGCCGTGGCCGAGCTGGCCCAAGAGGCCGACCTGACGCTGGTCCTCGGCAGCCAGAACAGCTCGAACAGCCAGCGGCTCGCCGAGCTGTCCAAGGAGCACGGCGTGCGGGCCCACCTGATCGACGGCAAGGACGACATCGACCCCGCGTGGCTTGAGGGCGTGGAGACGGTGCTCGTCACGGCCGGGGCGAGCGCCCCGGAGGTCGTGGTCGAGGCGTGCCTCGACTTTCTCTGCGAACGCTACGACGCCGTGGTCGAGCCGCGGCTCGTGGTCGAGGAGAACGTGTCGTTCCCGCTACCGCGAGAGCTGCGGGCGCTGGCGTGA
- a CDS encoding ABC transporter permease has protein sequence MLFYPRLWGTFARNSLIRDMTFRSNFLIEIVSSTIWMLMNLGFYVLIYQVTSSIAGWDQHQFFLFIATTMLINSVVQACFMPNAQELSELVRTGGLDFALLKPVDTQFLVSLRKVNWSSLGNVVVALGLMVYALPRVEGPPPHPIAWLLYPLYLAVGVAIMYSIMMTLAATSIWLGRNQTLYDFWFYITNFSRYPMEIYGGSVVGDSLRVAFTYVLPILVVINVPARLLAKPLTTEYAGLAVFALLAGAMALWGSRWVFQRALLSYRSASS, from the coding sequence ATGCTCTTCTACCCCCGCCTGTGGGGCACGTTCGCACGCAACTCGCTGATCCGCGACATGACGTTCCGCTCGAACTTCCTGATCGAGATCGTGAGCAGCACCATCTGGATGCTCATGAACTTGGGGTTCTACGTGCTGATCTACCAGGTCACCTCGTCGATCGCCGGCTGGGACCAGCACCAGTTCTTCCTGTTCATCGCCACGACGATGCTGATCAACAGCGTCGTGCAGGCCTGCTTCATGCCGAACGCCCAAGAGCTGAGCGAGCTGGTCCGCACCGGCGGCTTGGACTTCGCGCTGCTCAAGCCGGTCGACACGCAGTTCCTGGTCTCGCTGAGGAAAGTGAACTGGTCGTCGCTGGGCAACGTGGTGGTGGCGCTCGGGCTGATGGTCTACGCACTGCCGCGGGTCGAGGGCCCGCCGCCGCACCCGATCGCCTGGCTGCTCTACCCACTTTACTTGGCGGTGGGCGTGGCGATCATGTACAGCATCATGATGACGCTCGCGGCCACGAGTATCTGGCTCGGCCGGAACCAAACGCTCTACGACTTCTGGTTCTACATTACGAACTTTTCTAGATACCCGATGGAGATCTACGGCGGGTCGGTCGTGGGCGACTCGCTGCGTGTGGCGTTCACGTACGTGCTGCCGATCTTGGTGGTGATCAACGTCCCGGCGCGCCTGTTAGCCAAGCCGCTCACGACAGAGTACGCCGGCCTGGCAGTTTTTGCCCTACTGGCGGGGGCAATGGCCCTGTGGGGCAGCCGCTGGGTGTTCCAGCGGGCGCTCTTGAGCTACCGCTCGGCGAGCAGCTGA
- a CDS encoding ABC transporter permease has protein sequence MPAASQSPFSSSWTIFRISMQERLVYRGDFALGTLMRFLPILTQIFLWTAVYKSAEGKGISGYSREDVIAYFLMTMVARAFSSMPGLASGIAGQIRSGEIKKFLIQPIDLLHYLLLGRLAHKLVYYAVAIGPFALVFWLCGDFFPEWPPASTFAAVAASLVMGFALGFFLEATLGMIGFWFLEVSSLLFVYMLMNFFFSGHMFPLELLAGAVPEPFSSFVLYQPLQYLAYFPAAVYLGKIEGDALTQGLMLQAAWVVFFMVTARWAMHAGYKRYSGFGG, from the coding sequence ATGCCCGCCGCCAGCCAATCGCCGTTCTCTTCGTCCTGGACGATCTTCCGCATCAGCATGCAGGAGCGGCTCGTTTATCGGGGCGACTTTGCGCTCGGCACGCTGATGCGGTTCCTGCCGATCCTCACGCAGATCTTCCTGTGGACGGCCGTCTACAAGTCGGCCGAGGGAAAGGGCATCAGCGGCTACTCGCGCGAAGACGTGATCGCCTACTTCCTGATGACCATGGTCGCCCGGGCGTTCAGCTCGATGCCGGGGCTCGCCAGCGGCATCGCGGGGCAGATCCGCAGCGGCGAGATCAAGAAGTTCCTGATCCAGCCGATCGACCTGCTGCATTACCTGCTGCTCGGCCGCCTCGCGCACAAGCTGGTCTATTACGCCGTGGCGATCGGCCCGTTCGCGCTCGTCTTCTGGCTGTGCGGCGACTTCTTCCCTGAGTGGCCCCCGGCGTCGACCTTCGCGGCGGTCGCCGCCTCGCTTGTGATGGGCTTTGCGCTGGGGTTCTTCCTCGAAGCGACCCTTGGCATGATCGGCTTTTGGTTCTTGGAGGTCAGTTCGCTGCTGTTCGTTTACATGCTGATGAACTTCTTCTTCTCGGGGCACATGTTCCCGCTGGAGCTCTTGGCGGGCGCCGTGCCCGAGCCGTTCTCGTCGTTCGTGCTGTACCAGCCGCTGCAGTACCTGGCGTACTTCCCGGCGGCGGTGTACTTGGGCAAGATCGAGGGCGACGCGCTCACGCAGGGGCTCATGCTGCAGGCCGCCTGGGTGGTGTTCTTCATGGTCACCGCCCGCTGGGCGATGCACGCCGGTTACAAACGCTACAGCGGGTTTGGGGGATAA
- a CDS encoding ABC transporter ATP-binding protein: MSSPASEATSTDPVVRIQGLRKSYRVYQKQEGLGASIRGLFHREFREVHAVKGIDLEVARGEFVAFLGPNGAGKTTTLKLLSGVISPTAGEASVMGFTPWERANEYRRRFALVMGQKNQLWWDLPAAESFRLHQQIYRIEPTKFDRTRDELTDMLDVTRLLNQPVRELSLGERMKMELIAALLHSPEVLFLDEPTIGLDVVAQHKIQGFLKHYQEERRITVMLTSHYMKDIAALCRRVVIIAQGRIVYDGSLAGIVDRFSGHKVLTLLFADRAPSDLDRYGEVLEVEPPRVRIKVPRDTIAGVLSSVLSSYAIEDVSVEDPPLEEVIAEMFAHAGEEADQMDHAAAT; this comes from the coding sequence ATGAGCAGCCCCGCGTCTGAAGCCACGAGCACCGACCCCGTTGTCCGCATCCAAGGCCTCCGGAAGTCGTACCGCGTTTACCAGAAGCAGGAGGGCCTGGGGGCCTCGATCCGGGGGCTGTTCCACCGCGAGTTCCGCGAGGTCCACGCCGTCAAAGGGATCGACCTGGAGGTCGCCCGCGGCGAGTTTGTGGCGTTCCTCGGCCCCAACGGCGCCGGCAAAACCACGACGCTCAAGCTCCTGTCGGGCGTCATCAGCCCCACGGCGGGCGAGGCCTCGGTCATGGGCTTCACGCCCTGGGAGCGGGCCAACGAATACCGCCGCCGCTTCGCCCTGGTGATGGGCCAGAAGAACCAGCTCTGGTGGGACCTGCCGGCCGCCGAGTCGTTCCGCCTGCACCAGCAGATCTACCGCATCGAGCCGACGAAGTTCGACCGCACCCGCGACGAGCTGACCGACATGCTCGACGTCACCCGGCTGCTGAACCAGCCGGTCAGGGAGCTGTCGCTCGGCGAGCGGATGAAGATGGAGTTGATCGCCGCGCTGCTGCACTCGCCCGAGGTGCTGTTCCTCGACGAGCCGACGATCGGCTTGGACGTGGTCGCGCAGCACAAGATCCAAGGGTTCCTGAAGCACTACCAAGAAGAGCGGCGCATCACGGTGATGCTCACCAGCCACTACATGAAAGACATCGCCGCGCTCTGCCGGCGGGTGGTGATCATCGCCCAGGGACGCATCGTGTACGACGGCTCGCTCGCCGGGATCGTCGACCGTTTCAGCGGCCACAAAGTGCTCACCCTGCTGTTCGCCGATCGGGCGCCATCGGATTTGGACCGCTACGGCGAGGTGCTCGAGGTCGAGCCCCCCAGGGTGCGGATCAAAGTCCCGCGCGACACGATCGCGGGCGTGCTGTCGAGCGTGCTCTCGAGCTACGCGATCGAAGACGTGAGCGTCGAGGACCCGCCCTTGGAAGAAGTGATCGCCGAGATGTTCGCCCACGCCGGCGAAGAGGCCGACCAAATGGACCACGCCGCCGCTACCTAA
- a CDS encoding rhomboid family intramembrane serine protease, producing the protein MKLLDRLERRFGRYAVPNLTLLLIVGQVVVYFAQLMLPRGGDVFLKFALFPELVLEGQVWRLVTFLFIPPAAGAFPIFVIFFWLIYYMMGTALETTWGDFRYGVFLAIGYLASIAAAFLVEAFTPGGGAVVGDYLYGSVFLAFARLYPDFEIMLFFVLPVKVKWFARLTWLLYAYQLLFSQTWVERLLIVAAVLNFLLFFGGEIWRDAKQGHKRMRRQSKQLKTKGPTKLAHECRVCGLTSDMAPKTSFRYCSQCEGQQCYCPDHIRDHEHVTSEQ; encoded by the coding sequence ATGAAACTGCTCGACCGACTCGAACGCCGCTTCGGCCGCTACGCCGTGCCGAACCTGACTCTGCTGCTCATCGTCGGTCAGGTGGTGGTCTACTTCGCGCAGCTGATGCTGCCGCGTGGCGGCGATGTGTTCCTCAAGTTTGCGCTCTTCCCGGAGCTGGTTCTCGAAGGGCAGGTGTGGCGGCTGGTCACGTTCCTGTTCATCCCCCCCGCCGCCGGGGCGTTCCCGATCTTTGTGATCTTCTTCTGGCTCATCTACTACATGATGGGCACGGCGCTCGAGACCACGTGGGGCGACTTCCGCTACGGGGTCTTCCTGGCGATCGGCTACCTTGCGAGCATCGCCGCGGCGTTCTTGGTCGAGGCCTTCACGCCGGGCGGCGGCGCCGTCGTGGGAGACTACCTTTACGGCAGCGTGTTCCTGGCGTTCGCGAGGCTCTACCCCGACTTCGAGATCATGCTGTTCTTCGTGCTGCCGGTGAAGGTGAAGTGGTTCGCCCGCCTCACCTGGCTGCTGTACGCCTACCAGCTGCTCTTCTCGCAGACGTGGGTCGAGCGGCTGCTGATCGTCGCGGCGGTGCTGAACTTCCTGCTGTTCTTCGGTGGCGAAATCTGGCGTGACGCGAAGCAAGGGCACAAGCGGATGCGGCGGCAGTCGAAGCAACTGAAGACCAAGGGCCCGACGAAGCTCGCCCACGAGTGCCGCGTTTGCGGGCTCACCAGCGACATGGCCCCCAAGACCTCGTTCCGCTACTGCTCGCAATGCGAGGGGCAACAATGCTACTGCCCAGACCACATCCGCGACCACGAGCACGTGACGTCGGAGCAGTAA
- a CDS encoding BBP7 family outer membrane beta-barrel protein — MTRHDGGRLRRRARIVLCTLVAVLAAALAPGNGALAEDFVVAGPLVDYRAAGTAIAVDEPQGDFVSHSAYSGGATCPCGCGGCCGGESFWLRAETLLWRLSGQDLPPLVTASPTGTPLPGAGVLGDPSTSILYGGDTAGDGWRSGVRLSAGVWLDSCETFALVGDYFHLGQDGDDFSQGVDGDLIVTRPFFNTQTNTQDVQLISQLNELDGDVRVESFEELQGASIGLQQCLKRCCDPCGRGPSWRIDLVSGYRHYEHNSRLAIYEDLLVLPGTTQPLVPGTTIELRDQFDARNEFHGGEFGLKTRVERNGWLFESLLKVAVGRHRRTVDVDGSTLNTVPGAGAFLFDGGLLTSTATNIGSYQDTRTAVIPELRLSLAHRLTQRLTGRVGYSLIVWDEVALAADHLPPGLAVDPRNLPPVAAGGGPDPAFPGIQGSTLLAHGLDFGLELNY, encoded by the coding sequence ATGACACGCCACGATGGCGGTCGGCTGCGCCGACGCGCCCGCATTGTTCTGTGCACACTCGTCGCCGTTCTCGCCGCGGCGTTGGCTCCCGGCAACGGAGCTCTGGCTGAAGACTTTGTCGTCGCCGGCCCGCTGGTCGACTACCGAGCCGCAGGCACGGCGATTGCCGTCGACGAGCCGCAAGGCGATTTCGTTTCGCACTCCGCCTACTCGGGCGGCGCGACATGCCCCTGCGGGTGCGGCGGCTGCTGCGGGGGCGAGAGCTTTTGGCTGCGGGCCGAAACGCTGTTGTGGCGTCTCAGCGGGCAAGACTTGCCGCCGCTCGTGACGGCCAGCCCGACCGGCACGCCCCTCCCGGGCGCCGGGGTGCTGGGCGATCCCTCGACCTCGATCCTCTACGGCGGCGATACCGCCGGCGACGGCTGGCGGAGCGGCGTCCGGCTGAGTGCGGGCGTGTGGCTCGACAGCTGCGAGACGTTCGCCCTGGTGGGCGACTACTTCCACCTCGGCCAAGACGGCGACGATTTTAGCCAAGGGGTCGACGGCGACCTGATCGTGACCCGACCGTTCTTCAACACTCAGACCAACACGCAAGACGTGCAGCTGATCTCGCAGCTCAACGAGCTGGATGGAGACGTTCGGGTCGAGTCGTTCGAAGAACTCCAGGGCGCATCGATCGGCTTGCAGCAATGCCTGAAGCGTTGCTGCGACCCGTGCGGCAGAGGCCCGTCGTGGCGGATCGATCTGGTGAGCGGCTACCGCCACTACGAGCACAACTCGCGCTTGGCGATCTACGAGGACCTGCTGGTGCTGCCGGGCACCACGCAGCCGCTGGTGCCCGGCACCACGATCGAGCTCCGCGATCAGTTCGACGCCCGCAACGAGTTCCACGGCGGCGAGTTTGGCCTGAAGACACGCGTCGAGCGCAACGGCTGGCTGTTCGAGAGCCTGCTCAAGGTGGCGGTCGGTCGCCACCGCCGCACCGTCGACGTCGACGGCTCGACGCTCAACACCGTGCCCGGCGCCGGCGCCTTCCTTTTCGACGGCGGGTTGCTCACGTCAACGGCCACCAACATCGGCTCCTACCAAGACACCCGCACCGCCGTGATCCCCGAGCTGCGGCTCTCGCTGGCGCATCGCCTGACCCAGCGTCTCACCGGGCGTGTCGGCTACAGCCTGATCGTGTGGGACGAGGTGGCGCTAGCCGCCGATCACTTGCCGCCCGGCCTGGCGGTCGACCCGAGGAACCTGCCCCCGGTGGCCGCGGGCGGTGGGCCCGACCCCGCGTTTCCCGGCATCCAGGGGAGCACGCTGCTGGCCCACGGCCTCGACTTCGGCCTCGAACTGAACTACTGA
- a CDS encoding SdrD B-like domain-containing protein — translation MQVSTGDSQLSGWVYVDTNNDGQLAFMGDPQPEWVIDQVEVGLYTQTGAGEQLLATALTDQQGRYTFTGLEAGTYSLRQSQPVEYVDGLDTLGTIYTHAGAPVLAGVSPGVVLNDAFEQIELIDSVVGDYYNFGERGLLPWYVSKRYLLGTADRPSFVPEPGAAALLLCAFAGIASKRRSR, via the coding sequence GTGCAGGTATCCACCGGCGACAGCCAGCTTTCGGGCTGGGTTTACGTCGACACGAACAACGACGGCCAGCTCGCCTTCATGGGCGACCCCCAGCCCGAGTGGGTGATCGACCAGGTCGAGGTCGGCCTCTACACGCAGACCGGCGCGGGCGAGCAGTTGCTTGCCACGGCGCTGACCGACCAGCAGGGACGCTACACGTTCACCGGCTTGGAGGCGGGGACCTATTCGCTGCGGCAGTCGCAACCGGTCGAGTACGTCGACGGTCTCGACACGCTCGGCACGATCTACACCCACGCCGGGGCGCCGGTGCTCGCGGGCGTTTCTCCCGGTGTGGTGCTGAACGACGCGTTCGAGCAGATCGAGCTGATCGACTCTGTGGTGGGCGACTATTACAACTTCGGCGAACGCGGCCTGTTGCCGTGGTACGTGTCGAAGCGTTACCTGCTCGGCACGGCCGACCGGCCGTCTTTTGTCCCCGAGCCGGGCGCCGCGGCTCTCTTGCTTTGCGCGTTCGCGGGGATCGCTTCCAAGCGTCGCTCTCGCTGA
- a CDS encoding 3-deoxy-D-manno-octulosonic acid transferase, with translation MQIPISKPLSYSFNALYLALLLIASPAILWSALRKNKYREGFAEKLLGRAPRREGDRPCLWLHAVSVGEVNLLAGLIAEFERRRPEWEIVVSTTTKTGYELANKKYADRTVFYCPLDFSWAVSNAMRRVRPDLLVLAELELWPNLIAAAKSHGARVAIANGRLSENSYGGYRRAKRLVAGVLGRIDLIAAQDGATARRFTALGAPAERVVVTGSLKYDGAATDRQNPRTRELAALAGFTESDTVWLAGSTQAPEEEICLGVFQRLQERFPRLKLVLVPRHPERFDEVAKLLDQSGVGWTRRTALVGSSSRPAERVVLVDSVGELGAWWGAASVGFVGGSFGDRGGQNMIEPAAYGVATTFGPNTRNFRDIVAQLLGADGARVAADPDQLQAFVRECLEHPAEAAALGERAQRFVASQLGATARTIELIEGLAADRTQTQRLTSAA, from the coding sequence GTGCAAATTCCAATCTCTAAACCGCTTTCATACTCGTTCAACGCCCTCTACCTGGCGCTGCTTCTAATCGCTTCGCCGGCGATCTTGTGGAGCGCGCTGCGCAAGAACAAGTACCGCGAGGGCTTCGCCGAGAAACTGCTCGGCAGGGCCCCGCGGCGTGAGGGCGACCGGCCCTGCCTGTGGTTGCACGCGGTGAGCGTTGGCGAGGTGAACCTGCTCGCCGGGCTGATCGCCGAGTTCGAGCGGCGGCGGCCCGAATGGGAGATCGTCGTCTCGACCACGACCAAGACCGGCTACGAACTCGCGAATAAGAAATACGCTGACCGCACCGTTTTTTACTGCCCGCTCGACTTCAGCTGGGCCGTGAGCAACGCGATGCGGCGCGTGCGGCCCGACCTGCTGGTGCTCGCCGAGTTGGAGCTGTGGCCGAACCTGATCGCCGCGGCCAAGTCGCACGGCGCCCGGGTCGCGATCGCCAACGGCCGCCTCAGCGAGAACAGCTACGGCGGCTACCGTCGGGCGAAGCGGCTCGTCGCCGGCGTGCTCGGGCGGATCGACCTGATCGCCGCCCAAGACGGCGCCACGGCGAGACGTTTCACAGCGCTCGGGGCGCCGGCCGAGCGAGTGGTGGTGACCGGCAGCCTCAAGTACGACGGCGCCGCGACCGACCGCCAGAACCCACGCACCCGTGAGCTCGCCGCCTTGGCCGGCTTCACGGAGAGCGACACCGTCTGGCTCGCCGGCAGCACCCAGGCGCCCGAGGAGGAGATCTGCCTCGGCGTGTTCCAGCGGCTTCAAGAGCGGTTCCCGCGGCTGAAGCTGGTTCTCGTGCCGCGCCACCCCGAGCGTTTTGACGAGGTCGCCAAGCTCCTCGACCAGAGCGGCGTGGGTTGGACCCGGCGCACGGCGCTCGTCGGGTCTTCGAGCCGGCCCGCGGAGCGGGTGGTTTTGGTCGACTCGGTTGGCGAACTCGGCGCGTGGTGGGGGGCCGCCTCGGTCGGGTTTGTGGGCGGCAGCTTCGGCGACCGCGGCGGGCAGAACATGATCGAGCCGGCCGCCTACGGGGTGGCGACCACGTTTGGCCCCAACACGCGGAACTTCCGCGACATTGTCGCACAGCTTCTCGGCGCCGACGGCGCACGCGTGGCGGCCGACCCCGATCAGCTACAAGCCTTCGTGAGGGAGTGCCTTGAGCACCCCGCCGAGGCGGCGGCGCTTGGGGAGCGGGCCCAGAGGTTCGTCGCCTCGCAGCTCGGGGCCACGGCTCGCACGATCGAGCTGATCGAGGGGCTCGCCGCAGATCGCACCCAAACGCAACGGCTCACGAGCGCGGCCTGA